TTGGAAGACACAGCTTGTGCGGGTGCAATTGCCCACAGTGTTTTACAACACACAAAGTTGTCACCTGATGAAGTTGCTGGGAATGATGAAGTGATTAGTGCGATCGCTCTCTATTCCCAATGGCAAGATAACTTACTTGGGCTATTTCATCACGCCAGTCATGGCAAACGCCTGTTACGCCTTGAGTGTCATGAAGACCTGAAATATTGCTCTCAAGAGGATATTCTAGATGTTTTGCCCATGCAAGAAAAACCTGGCGTGTTAAAAAGCTATTAAGCATAAAGGATGAAGGATAAGGTAGAAAGACATTTATCCTTCATCCTTTGCTCTAAGAAGTCATTTATTAAAGTCAATCTTAAATTGCCAAACATAATACATTACGTAGGTTGGGTTGAGGAACGAAACCCAACATTGAATCGAATTGTTAGGTTTCGTTGCTGATACCAAATTTTAATCACCCCTCTTAGCCCTAGTGATTAGAAATCACGGCTATACAAACGAAGTCCGCCTGCGCGGACTAAAATTCTAGACGGGGTATAAGACACAGATTTAGTATAAGTTCAACTGCGATATACACAAATCCTCTTCAAATCTTTGATAAGCACAAAACTTGTGACTTCATCACCTTCATACTTTTACTTTATGAGAGTGGTAATTAAAGTTATCCTCCATCGATAATTGACTCTTGTTCCGATTCTGAAATTTTTCCCACAAGTCAAACAGCCGATCTAAAGCATCTCTCTCATGTGCAGTAAAGAGGTTTTGCCAAGCCACAGTAGTAATCTTTTTTGTCCATAAGATTAGCTAAATAATATCCTTCTTTGCCGCCATTGATTTTGAAAAACTCTTTTGCTACTTTTGTCATAGAGGTTCCAAAACCGACAAATGTATCCGGGAATTGAAAATCGTGGCAAATTAAAAGGATTGTAAAATGTCTCTCCATGTATAAAAGCCCACTGAGTTCCTTGACGTAAAGCCACCTGGTAGTAAACAGGCATCACAACAGAAGTTTTAGAATCTGCTAACATAAAATTATGATCTCTTACTCAAATCAAGAAACAGCCCCTAGCTGCAACCAGGGACTGTTTTTCAACTGGACTTAGTTATCTTGGTTGTTAGACTCGGGTAGATCTAGCCTATATTAAGGAATAACCCCCTACTCCCTACTCCCCACTCCCTACTCCCTTTTTCAAGCTAGATGAGATGGTATTCAAGCTATCAGCTAGCTGACCGAATAATAAACTAATACCCCCACAACCCATAGCAACAATCATGATGGTTAATTCTCCATTTCCCCAAAAAACGGCATTGGGTTGGTAGAGGATAACACTTAGAGTTATGAGGGCTGATAGACTTCCTAGTGCTAAAGACAGCCTGACACTAAAATCTGAAAAAGTGTAAAATTTTACGTGATTTAGTAAATACGCAATCCACGGAACCCAGACGGCAGAAAGATAAGCGGTGTAAAACAAAAGAATTAAACCAATAATTTCTCCGCCCTTAAGAGCGATCGCTAGCGCAAACAGAGCATTTATAGCTCCAATTAAGACATTATTTCCTTGAAATTTAGGCACAATTTGCAAGTCCAACATAGTTTTTGTTTGTACCCGCAGGACGCTACTGCCTAAACCCAAAGATGGAACAGCTAAAACTCCAATTAAGAAGATTCCTAGAGGTTGATTTGTTCCATGCCCAACCCAAGACAAAATGTAGGGAACAACTTCTTTGGTATCTAAATTTGCAGGTAAAATTCTGGCATTTTGAGCGGCAATAACTACAGCAGAAGGAAGAAAGGCTAGGGCAATTATTGATACGCCAGCGACGAGACAGCCAAGATAAACAGTACGTACATCTCTAGCTTGAACCATATATTGGTGACATTTCATATCAATCAATACCAGCAATGTTGTGGAGACGGAAACACCAATAGCTTCAGCCAAACTAATTTGATGCAGGGAGGAAATAAATTCCAGAGGGGCTTGCACGTAGTTTGTTAAGCCATTCAATACCCACAATCCGTAAACCAGCCCCAAGATATTAAGTAAGAGCAATCCTCGAAACAGCCAACTTGCTTTCTCAACGGCTAGTAACGAGACAACCCAAAATAACAACGTCACTGTTAGCATGGTGGGCAATTTGGGTATTCCCATCACAGCAAGAATGGAAGCAGCCGCAATAATTTGGACAGCACCAATACCAATAAATGACATCCACGACATCAAGCCAACGCCAATCTTTACCAAATTTCCATAACGATTTCCCAGTAAAGTCCAAATTTGCTCAATCTGTGTCCAGTAAAATTTTGCGATCGCTAAGCTAGCAATAACTCCGAATCCAACAGAAACTGCATACAAACTGCCCATCACCCCTGAAGACATAGCTTTTTCAGCAGTTCCTAGAAGAAACCCCAATCCGTAATGGGCAGATACCAGTAATGTTGCTAAAGAGAAAATACTTAGTTTTCGATTTTCAGAGACGTTCATTAATATCCCGACAGATTATTCAGCATCTACAACAGACGATATTGCTTGACCTGCTAAATACCCGGTTGTCCAAGCACTTTGAAAATTAAATCCACCAGTGATACCATCTATATCTAAGATTTCTCCCGCAAAATAAAGTCCTGGAACTAATCTACTTTCCATTGTTTTAAAATTAACTTCCTTAAGGTTAACACCACCACAAGTGACAAATTCTTCTTTAAAAACTCCTTTACCATCAATAAAAAATTGCCCTTGAGTCAGTTCTTGGACTAATAAATTTAGTGTTTTACTAGGAAGTTCTGCCCAACGGCTCTCAGGAGCAATCCCGATACGAGAAATTATATACTGCCAAAGCCGATGAGGTAAATCCACACCCCGATGCAAGGACATCGCCCGCTTTCCCCATTCATTTTTCACCGCTAAAATTTTTTGTCGTACTTCTTCTGCCTTAAAATGGGGTAACCAATTGATATGTAGAGTGGCTTTATAGTTGTTAGAGTGTAACGTTCTTGCACCCCAAGCAGAAAGTTTTAGGACAGCAGGACCACTTAAACCCCAATGAGTGATTAATAATGGTCCCACTTGTTCTATGCGAGGCTTGTCTGGTACAGTTAAAGTTAAACGCACAGACTCAACGCTAACACCAGCCAATTCTCTGAAGTTTTCGTCGCGGATATTGAAGGTAAATAAAGAAGGAACTGGTGATTCAACAGTGTGTCCCAAATATGAAGCCAATCTATAACCTACTGGGTTGCTTCCTGTTGCTAGTAACAAGCGATCGCACTCCAAAATCTCTTCTGACTTGAGGGTAACTATAAAGCGATCGCCAGTTGCATTGACAGAAACAACCGCTAATCCGATACGCAGTTCTACACCAGCTGCTTTTGCCGTTTTCATCAAACAATGGGCGATCGTTTCCGAACTATCAGTGATGGGAAACATCCTACCATCAGCTTCAGTTTTTAGAGGAACTCCTCGATTGGCAAACCAAGCCACTGTATCCTTAGCTTGAAAGCGGGTAAAAGCACCTAATAAAGCTTTTCCGCCTCTCGGATAATTTTGGACTAACCCCGATGGTTCAAAACAGGCGTGTGTGACGTTGCAGCGTCCACCACCAGAGATCAAAACTTTATTTAAAGGGTGACGACTGGCTTCCAGTAAAGTCACTTGAGCTTTTGGATTTGCTTGGGCTGCTGCGATCGCACCAAAGAAGCCAGCCGCACCACCACCTATAACTACTACCTTAAGAGGTTTCACCATCAAACACTTAATAAGTATACAAATTATACCAAATTAAAAAAACACAATTCGACAGATAGTTGGTTTAAATTAAGTCTAGACATGACTTTTTCAATCCAAAATCTAAAATCCAAAATCCAAAATCGTATTAAATAAGCCGATGGCAAGGAAAAACATCTCTTATATTAGCGTTGAAATACTTACCATGTGATGAAGCATTCATTAAAGCAGCATAGATTGTGGCGGGAACCCCTTGATACTGATAGACTTCCCCTTTTTGAAATTCTATTTCCAAAATTTGATTCACCGAATCATACCCTATGCTACGCAGACAATGTGATTCCACTGTCACTCGCTTGTTGACAGCGTTCTGAAATATAACCTCTCGCACTTCTTGAACTGCTTCTGGTTGAATCGGTAATTCAAGAAACTTTTCTGCGTAGTCTAGGAATTGGTCGCTGTGGTAGATATAGAATTGAAATTCTTCTATTCCTACCTCAGATATAATTTCTTGGATAAGTTCTGGTCTTGGCTCAAGAGATTCCCCATCATACTTTAACCACCAATCTTCTTTATTATCATCAGTTATAAAAATAAGGGGTTTCTGCTGAATTTTTGCATAGTCAATGAGTTGAAACCAAAGAATAACATCTCCATAGTTTCTTGGAATAGGTTTATTTGCATCTTTATACCCCGGTGGTTTCTGATAGCTAAATCGTTTTTCAGCTTTTTGATAAAGATTTTCTAATTCTTCTTCAGAGTAAGGTTTTCCTACTTTATCTTCAAATAAATTAGACAATACCTCTCGAAGTTCATCCTGTTCTAGATAATTGGGATGTTGCTTCCTTGCTTCATAAAGCTGAAAAATGATTTTTTCTGTGACAATTTCCAGATTTTCTATAATTTCCTGAGGTTTGATAAAAGGGTGCTTGCGGTAATCGTGAGCAAATTCGCTTCTAATTTCTTGAAGTTTTTTGATTAAAATATTTTCGATATCTTCATAAGCTTTCAAAAATTTTGATATAACATATATCCGATTTTTTTGATATTCATATGCCACTTGATGCGTTAGCCAAATTCTTTCTTGAAATCGATGGAGAATATCAAAAAATCTCTTTCGTGTTTCTGGTGTATAACAATAGATATGTAATAAAACATTTGCATCAAAAGAAAAGATACAATTTTTCCAAATTTCAGCTAATTCTTCAGATGTTGGCTTATAGTAACCACGAAATAAATTTCGCATATCTAGTTTTGACGTTTTTACTAGCAGGATTTGGCGTTGAAATTATTCTGGTCGCGAAAAGTGCAACCTTTCTCAATACTACTCGGATAAGCGGAAATTAGAATCCCGGTTTCGCACTTATTTACCAGGGATCTGACATCTCAATTATCGTATCCCTTGCAGTATTGGGATCAATGCCATTTAAACCGACCGATTTACAGACAAATTGGTTACACTTACGGCTGATTAAAATCTTTCAAATTGTCTGTTAACAAGCCTTTTATTAGAAAATCTAAGTGAATACTCGGACAGACATTCATTTTGTTGGTAAAATATAAAGAGGAAGCATGACTAAAATTAAGATTTTTGAACTAACCCTTGCTGGTTCTGAGCTTTTCCAAGACTGTGAAACTTTCCTCGATCAACTCTCAGATCGGGAATTATACGACGTACAAGGTGGTGTTATAACAGGTTTACAAAGTATACCAGGTGTAGGAAGCATACCGGATATAGCGTTCAATGGTGGCGTAACAAGTGCCATAACCCTACCAGAATTACTTGGTCTATTGGGTTTAGGTCTGGGTGCTAGAGCGCCAATACAATAATCAAAAAAGGGCAAAAAACCCGGTTTTTCTCTGTCAGAAAGCTTGATAAGCTGTTGCGCTTTTAATTTACACAGTAGGGCAGGCGGGGACGCCCGCCCCACAAGAGTTAGGTTTATTAAGGTTTTGGTGAGTGCAAGTTAAATAATGGTTAGCTTATCTTGTATGCGTAGAGACTAAACATGGCTAGTCTCTACAAAGAAACCGGGTTTTTGGGACTACTGTACTGGGGATATAGTGCTATTATATACATTTGTTCTTCATCTTGAGAAGTCACTCACTTTTGCGGAAACTTCCTGACTTGATATTCTTCTGACTCTACAATCTGTTGGGCAAATCCAAGTGCTTGAGTAAACTTTTGTTCAATTGCCTCTAAATCAGCTTGGGGTATGGCTTTCCACTGTTCCCGTGTAGCCCAATGAATGACAAAGACAACTTCAGCAGCATTATTTGGGTTGATCCACACTTCTTTTCCAAGGAACCCCGGGTACTTGGCAAGCGCTACCGTCCAAATTTCTGCATCTTTCTGGATAAATTTTTCCCGTTGTTGGGGCGGAATTTTCACCTTGAGTAGCTCGATAACCACACTATTGATTCCCCGTATTTGTTTGTCAGAATAGATCTGTAATCTATATTAATTAACCTTAGTGACATAGGTCTATAGCATAGATTTATGAAAAAGGGTTTTTTTTGAAACAATCGATTATAGACACTATGGACAACAACAACTGGATGCAGCAGTTATTAATGTTGGGTATTGGTACAACATCTCTGGTAGCTGATAAAGTCAAGGAAGCAAGCGATCGCCTTGTTAAAGATGGCAAGCTCGATCCCGAACAGGCGAAGGCGGTTATGGATGATATGGTACAGCAATTAAAGTCGGAGCAGGGAACTTGGGATACCCAAATGCAAAGGCAATTACGGAATATGTTACAGGATTTGGGGGTTGCGCGTCAGTCAGAAGTGGATGAATTGCGGGGTAGGATAGACCGCCTGGAGCGTCAAGTCCGCGATTTAGAAAATAAGCTTTGGCGTTAGTGATGCGCGTTGTGTTTTAAACTAAGTTTTGTCGTACTGGTCATCTCATTACCAGACTTCCTTAGTAGGGAGGACTATTTTGAAAGCAATTTTACTCAGCGTGGGTTTCATGCTGGTTTGTGTTGTCGTCTTGGTTCTGGCACAAGTTGGTGGTCACAATCAGAACACTGCTATTGCGGTACAGATGACCGAGACAACTCCAGCACCCACTCAAGTCACTGAAAACAATACCTTAATTGCAAGCAAAGCTATGTCTGAAGCTAACGCTGTTACTACACCCTCTGGATT
This genomic interval from Scytonema hofmannii PCC 7110 contains the following:
- a CDS encoding NAD(P)/FAD-dependent oxidoreductase, which gives rise to MVKPLKVVVIGGGAAGFFGAIAAAQANPKAQVTLLEASRHPLNKVLISGGGRCNVTHACFEPSGLVQNYPRGGKALLGAFTRFQAKDTVAWFANRGVPLKTEADGRMFPITDSSETIAHCLMKTAKAAGVELRIGLAVVSVNATGDRFIVTLKSEEILECDRLLLATGSNPVGYRLASYLGHTVESPVPSLFTFNIRDENFRELAGVSVESVRLTLTVPDKPRIEQVGPLLITHWGLSGPAVLKLSAWGARTLHSNNYKATLHINWLPHFKAEEVRQKILAVKNEWGKRAMSLHRGVDLPHRLWQYIISRIGIAPESRWAELPSKTLNLLVQELTQGQFFIDGKGVFKEEFVTCGGVNLKEVNFKTMESRLVPGLYFAGEILDIDGITGGFNFQSAWTTGYLAGQAISSVVDAE
- a CDS encoding PIN-like domain-containing protein gives rise to the protein MRNLFRGYYKPTSEELAEIWKNCIFSFDANVLLHIYCYTPETRKRFFDILHRFQERIWLTHQVAYEYQKNRIYVISKFLKAYEDIENILIKKLQEIRSEFAHDYRKHPFIKPQEIIENLEIVTEKIIFQLYEARKQHPNYLEQDELREVLSNLFEDKVGKPYSEEELENLYQKAEKRFSYQKPPGYKDANKPIPRNYGDVILWFQLIDYAKIQQKPLIFITDDNKEDWWLKYDGESLEPRPELIQEIISEVGIEEFQFYIYHSDQFLDYAEKFLELPIQPEAVQEVREVIFQNAVNKRVTVESHCLRSIGYDSVNQILEIEFQKGEVYQYQGVPATIYAALMNASSHGKYFNANIRDVFPCHRLI
- a CDS encoding TIGR03792 family protein, producing the protein MVIELLKVKIPPQQREKFIQKDAEIWTVALAKYPGFLGKEVWINPNNAAEVVFVIHWATREQWKAIPQADLEAIEQKFTQALGFAQQIVESEEYQVRKFPQK
- a CDS encoding phasin family protein yields the protein MDNNNWMQQLLMLGIGTTSLVADKVKEASDRLVKDGKLDPEQAKAVMDDMVQQLKSEQGTWDTQMQRQLRNMLQDLGVARQSEVDELRGRIDRLERQVRDLENKLWR